One genomic segment of Chloroflexota bacterium includes these proteins:
- a CDS encoding ArsR family transcriptional regulator: protein MDGTRLSILNSLQRHGATVDQLSTELGMAAAAVRRHLEILQRDRLVTFEPVRRKPGRPEHLFALTEEGQEIMPKRYNLLLQRLLHTLTISANGSGDAPAKQLLTLVARTMVEEHRARLPDDEEIDRITLLRRILEDEQFSPSVEVTPEGVQVTLHNCPYRGVATQSGVICTLDRELIAEVLEAPVSSTARINLGDPLCTYDTTPQQV, encoded by the coding sequence ATGGACGGCACACGACTGAGCATTCTCAACAGTTTGCAGCGCCACGGCGCCACCGTTGACCAGTTGAGCACGGAACTGGGAATGGCGGCGGCGGCGGTTCGCCGTCACCTCGAAATCCTCCAGCGTGACCGCCTTGTTACCTTCGAGCCCGTCCGCCGCAAGCCCGGCCGCCCTGAACACCTCTTCGCCCTGACGGAGGAGGGCCAGGAGATCATGCCCAAGCGCTATAACCTCCTCCTCCAGCGCCTCCTGCACACCCTCACCATCTCCGCCAACGGAAGCGGCGACGCCCCGGCAAAGCAGCTCCTCACCCTCGTGGCCCGCACCATGGTCGAGGAGCACCGTGCCCGCCTCCCGGACGACGAGGAGATCGACCGCATCACACTGCTTCGGCGCATCTTGGAGGACGAGCAGTTCTCCCCCTCCGTCGAGGTGACGCCGGAGGGCGTGCAGGTCACGTTGCACAACTGCCCGTATCGAGGCGTCGCCACCCAGAGCGGCGTCATCTGCACCCTGGACCGGGAGCTCATCGCGGAGGTCCTCGAGGCCCCGGTGAGCAGCACCGCCCGCATCAACCTCGGCGACCCCCTCTGCACCTACGACACAACGCCCCAGCAGGTCTAG